One region of Anaeromyxobacter paludicola genomic DNA includes:
- a CDS encoding isochorismatase family protein, with the protein MNTALLVIDVQQSFLHRPYWRDEEAAAFRDRLLALVAGCRARGVPVVHVLHEEPGSGGPFDPASGHVRELDWLDGEPDARFRKRVHSAMVGTGLPEWLRARGLGHLVVSGIRTEQCCETTTRNASDLGFEVTYVTEATLTFPMTHSSGRTYSAAELRERTELVLDGRFARIATVAEALAGLDAEERPAAP; encoded by the coding sequence GCACCGCCCCTACTGGCGCGACGAGGAGGCCGCCGCCTTCCGCGACCGGCTCCTCGCGCTCGTCGCCGGGTGCCGCGCCCGCGGCGTGCCGGTGGTCCACGTGCTCCATGAAGAGCCGGGGAGCGGCGGCCCGTTCGACCCCGCCAGCGGCCACGTCCGCGAGCTCGACTGGCTCGACGGCGAGCCCGACGCCCGCTTCCGCAAGCGGGTCCACAGCGCCATGGTCGGGACCGGCCTCCCCGAGTGGCTGCGCGCCCGCGGCCTCGGCCACCTGGTGGTGAGCGGCATCCGGACCGAGCAGTGCTGCGAGACCACCACCCGGAACGCCTCCGACCTGGGCTTCGAGGTAACCTACGTCACCGAGGCCACCCTCACCTTCCCCATGACCCACTCCTCCGGCCGGACCTACAGCGCCGCCGAGCTCCGCGAGCGGACCGAGCTCGTCCTCGACGGCCGCTTCGCCCGGATCGCCACCGTGGCCGAGGCGCTGGCCGGGCTCGACGCGGAGGAGCGCCCGGCCGCGCCATGA
- a CDS encoding GlxA family transcriptional regulator, which produces MTTPVWLVATSNVLLLDLAGPAETFRLARRAGAPLSLHLAGPRPEVRTSVGLSLGALEPLPASLPEGAVVMVAGCEDSARHYAGPEAAELVAWLRRLPAGTRLASVCSAALLLGRAGRFDGRACTTHHTLAERLRREAPRARVLEDRIFVEDGPAMSSAGITAGIDLALHLVEGIGGPQVAQAVAREMVVFLRRSGDDPQLSPWLAHRNHVHPAVHRVQDAIAREPQRRWSRAELAGVGHVSERHLSRLFQAHAGVSVADYRRALCVARARRLLADERVTVERAAELAGFGSARELRRAWRRHAGGTPTGRR; this is translated from the coding sequence ATGACCACGCCCGTCTGGCTCGTCGCCACCTCCAACGTCCTGCTGCTCGACCTCGCCGGGCCGGCCGAGACCTTCCGGCTGGCGCGGCGGGCCGGCGCGCCGCTCTCCCTCCACCTCGCCGGGCCGCGCCCGGAGGTGCGGACCTCGGTCGGGCTGTCGCTCGGGGCGCTCGAGCCGCTCCCCGCGTCGCTCCCGGAGGGCGCGGTGGTGATGGTGGCCGGGTGCGAGGACTCGGCCCGCCACTACGCCGGCCCGGAGGCCGCCGAGCTCGTGGCCTGGCTGCGGCGCCTGCCCGCCGGGACCCGGCTCGCGAGCGTCTGCTCGGCGGCGCTCCTGCTCGGGCGCGCGGGGCGCTTCGACGGGCGGGCCTGCACCACCCACCACACCCTGGCGGAGCGGCTGCGCCGGGAGGCGCCCCGGGCCCGCGTGCTCGAGGACCGGATCTTCGTCGAGGACGGGCCGGCGATGTCGAGCGCCGGCATCACCGCCGGCATCGACCTCGCCCTCCACCTCGTGGAGGGGATCGGCGGCCCGCAGGTGGCGCAGGCGGTGGCCCGGGAGATGGTGGTGTTCCTGCGGCGGAGCGGCGACGACCCGCAGCTCTCGCCCTGGCTCGCGCACCGCAACCACGTCCACCCGGCGGTGCACCGGGTGCAGGACGCCATCGCGCGCGAGCCGCAGCGGCGCTGGTCGCGCGCCGAGCTCGCCGGGGTGGGCCACGTGAGCGAGCGCCACCTGTCGCGCCTCTTCCAGGCGCACGCGGGCGTCTCGGTCGCCGACTACCGGCGCGCGCTCTGCGTCGCCCGGGCGCGGCGGCTCCTCGCCGACGAGCGCGTCACCGTGGAGCGCGCCGCCGAGCTCGCCGGCTTCGGCTCGGCGCGAGAGCTCCGGCGCGCCTGGCGCCGGCACGCCGGCGGGACCCCCACCGGGCGGCGCTGA